From Echinicola soli, a single genomic window includes:
- a CDS encoding NAD(P)H-hydrate dehydratase has protein sequence MLEIISGAAVKKLDTDFIAEKGITSHRLMENAAQAFCDWFEGEYHRNDKVGIFCGHGNNGGDGLAIGRLLWRKGYDVIIFLVGGDAKVSADCRLNRELLPDKLPAISMSSDDIAHMEFDLNVVVDAMLGIGVNRPLAGDFLNMVIKLNALPNVNRVAVDIPTGLPSDECLEGEAFKADVTVTFQYPKFSLMFPEHAAFVGILHVANIGIGNKFMRQFSQNRYYLQRKDVVSRHLNFSRFAHKGDFGRVLLVGGSYGSMGAIRMAAEASLRTGSGLATCLVPSCGVDILQASLPEIQVFSSSSEKYLSLPYVKEGLERFDAVGIGPGMGTTAEAEDFLLDFLMTFKGPKVIDADAINILARNKGIQQYLGREDVLTPHIKEFERLVGICENHKQRLEKALEFSKAHGCVLVLKGAHTCISFPDGTQYFNSTGNKHMATGGAGDVLTGMITSFLGQGYGVKNAVLCGVYQHGLAGEIASVDKKRGTIATDIIKAIPKSYVTLGVD, from the coding sequence ATGTTAGAAATAATCTCCGGTGCTGCCGTTAAGAAACTAGATACGGATTTTATTGCTGAAAAGGGCATTACCTCGCACCGATTAATGGAAAATGCCGCCCAAGCTTTCTGTGATTGGTTTGAAGGTGAATATCATCGCAATGACAAAGTGGGGATTTTTTGTGGGCATGGCAATAATGGCGGTGACGGTTTGGCCATTGGGCGCTTGTTATGGAGAAAGGGATATGATGTAATCATTTTTCTGGTGGGGGGTGATGCAAAAGTTTCTGCCGACTGTAGGCTGAACAGAGAGCTATTACCCGATAAGTTACCGGCCATTTCCATGAGCAGCGACGATATAGCCCATATGGAATTTGATCTTAATGTGGTCGTTGATGCCATGCTGGGAATCGGTGTGAACAGGCCGTTGGCCGGAGATTTTTTAAACATGGTTATCAAGCTTAATGCCCTTCCTAATGTCAACAGGGTGGCAGTGGATATCCCCACAGGGCTTCCCTCTGATGAGTGCCTGGAAGGAGAGGCCTTTAAAGCTGATGTTACGGTAACTTTCCAATACCCTAAGTTTTCCTTAATGTTTCCAGAACATGCTGCTTTCGTGGGGATTCTCCATGTGGCTAATATAGGGATCGGAAATAAGTTTATGCGTCAATTTTCCCAAAACAGGTACTATTTGCAGCGAAAGGATGTCGTAAGCCGGCATTTGAATTTCAGCAGGTTTGCTCATAAAGGCGATTTTGGCAGGGTACTGTTGGTGGGGGGAAGTTATGGCTCCATGGGGGCCATCAGAATGGCAGCCGAGGCATCTCTTCGAACAGGTAGTGGATTGGCCACTTGCCTGGTTCCCTCTTGTGGCGTGGATATCCTCCAAGCCAGTTTACCTGAAATTCAGGTGTTCTCTTCCAGTTCCGAAAAATACTTGAGTCTACCCTATGTGAAAGAAGGACTTGAGCGGTTTGATGCCGTGGGAATTGGCCCTGGAATGGGAACTACAGCTGAGGCAGAAGACTTTCTTTTGGACTTTTTAATGACTTTTAAGGGACCAAAAGTAATAGACGCCGACGCTATAAATATACTTGCGCGGAATAAAGGAATTCAGCAATACCTTGGCCGGGAAGATGTTCTCACACCGCATATTAAAGAGTTTGAACGGTTAGTAGGAATTTGCGAGAACCATAAGCAGCGCTTGGAAAAAGCACTGGAGTTTTCCAAGGCACATGGTTGTGTGTTGGTTTTAAAGGGGGCACATACCTGTATATCCTTTCCGGATGGCACGCAGTACTTTAATTCAACAGGAAATAAGCACATGGCCACTGGTGGAGCAGGAGACGTTTTGACAGGGATGATCACTTCTTTTTTGGGACAGGGATATGGGGTGAAGAATGCTGTGCTTTGTGGAGTGTACCAGCATGGATTGGCCGGGGAGATAGCTTCTGTAGACAAAAAGCGAGGCACAATAGCCACCGACATTATTAAAGCGATTCCCAAGAGTTATGTGACATTGGGTGTGGATTAA
- a CDS encoding PA-phosphatase: MYRKLALLLSIVFQPLVVPSMVFAVILYLVPNATNVPDEIKGSLLLMVLVTTLLIPMLSVFGLRYMDTIPSIHMANKRERFLPFGMVSIFYVVVTYFFYARLNYDELIVFSMIAMTGTIILLTVVTFFWKVSAHLTGLSGFLAILVVMSWKFPGGTLLYPVIGTVLLCGVVASCRLYLDAHKPAELAAGFGLGFITCFVAFYYFLL, from the coding sequence GTGTACAGGAAACTAGCACTTCTCCTTTCTATTGTGTTTCAGCCATTGGTGGTCCCTTCAATGGTGTTTGCCGTGATCCTTTACCTGGTTCCAAATGCCACCAACGTGCCGGATGAAATTAAGGGATCACTGTTGCTGATGGTTCTGGTGACCACTTTGTTGATTCCTATGCTGAGCGTGTTTGGGCTGAGGTATATGGATACCATTCCAAGTATTCATATGGCAAACAAAAGGGAGCGTTTCCTGCCTTTCGGGATGGTGAGCATATTTTATGTAGTGGTCACCTATTTCTTTTATGCCAGACTAAACTACGATGAGTTGATCGTATTTAGCATGATTGCCATGACAGGTACCATTATTTTATTGACCGTAGTGACTTTTTTTTGGAAAGTCAGTGCGCATTTGACAGGCCTGTCAGGCTTCTTGGCCATTTTGGTGGTGATGAGTTGGAAATTCCCCGGAGGGACATTGTTATACCCTGTAATCGGTACCGTGCTGTTATGTGGCGTAGTGGCTTCATGTAGGTTGTATTTGGACGCACATAAACCTGCAGAGCTGGCAGCTGGATTTGGGCTCGGTTTTATCACGTGCTTTGTGGCGTTTTACTACTTTCTATTATGA
- a CDS encoding ExbD/TolR family protein, with translation MPRKKSRMSQEVNAGSMADIAFLLLIFFLVTTTIASDKGITNVLPPKIDPNQPPPEVDKNERNIFKILINSNDQLLVEEDFRDNTDGLDKEIKEFILNFGDPDQENVDLFNSLPPSLKAQAGQDPNSSDHPNEAVVSIKTNRGTSYDLYLEVLDKVKKAYYEIYAERVGLTADEYRALSSRTAAEKELMDRGKENLPMAISIAEPDKGGE, from the coding sequence ATGCCAAGAAAGAAAAGCCGAATGAGTCAGGAGGTAAATGCAGGGTCCATGGCGGATATCGCCTTCTTGCTACTTATCTTCTTTCTTGTGACAACGACAATTGCTTCTGACAAGGGTATTACCAACGTACTACCTCCTAAAATTGACCCGAATCAGCCACCGCCTGAGGTTGATAAAAATGAGCGGAATATCTTTAAGATATTGATCAACTCAAATGACCAATTATTGGTGGAGGAAGATTTCCGGGACAATACGGATGGTTTGGATAAGGAAATAAAAGAATTTATCCTCAATTTTGGTGATCCTGATCAAGAGAATGTGGATCTTTTCAATAGCTTGCCACCGTCTTTAAAGGCACAGGCAGGTCAGGATCCCAATTCATCTGACCATCCTAATGAAGCTGTAGTTTCTATCAAGACAAACCGTGGTACAAGCTATGATCTTTATTTAGAGGTGCTTGATAAAGTGAAGAAAGCGTATTATGAAATCTATGCCGAAAGAGTAGGCCTTACAGCAGATGAATACCGGGCACTGTCCAGTAGAACTGCTGCTGAGAAAGAGCTTATGGACAGGGGTAAGGAAAACCTTCCAATGGCGATTTCAATTGCAGAACCAGATAAAGGAGGAGAATAA
- the rpoN gene encoding RNA polymerase factor sigma-54: MQKLNLSQVLSQKLSPQQIQFIKLLQVPTAELEARVEEELEINPALEEGKEEGEDTQEEVLADNFEEGNKDDKDINLDDYLSDDYGGYKMQGDGNYSPDEEEREMPLSSGTSLHEQLLSQLSFLRLDERQKLIGKQLIGSIESDGYIRRGLEAIINDLAFSQNVETDLDEVEEVLRKVQNFDPAGIAARSLQECLIIQLERKEHQEDEVVQKAIRVVNDCFDEFTKKHYDKILKKCNLTEEDLKEVIQMITRLNPKPGGGSDGLMRTQYIIPDFLLNMVNGKPEITLNSRNAPELRVSRSYSEMFEAYEKSDKKDKKLKDTVSFVKQKLDAAKWFIDAIKQRQQTLLKTMHAILDYQEEFFEEGDETKLRPMILKDIAERIDMDISTVSRVANSKAIQTEFGVFPLKYFFSEGISTEGGEDVSNREVKSVLQKLVDNEEKRKPLSDDKLVKLLNEKGYNIARRTVAKYREQLQIPVARLRKEL, encoded by the coding sequence ATGCAAAAGCTAAATTTAAGTCAGGTACTTTCCCAAAAACTGAGTCCACAACAGATTCAGTTCATAAAATTATTGCAAGTACCTACCGCCGAACTCGAAGCTAGGGTGGAAGAGGAGCTGGAGATCAATCCGGCACTTGAGGAGGGAAAAGAAGAGGGCGAAGATACACAAGAGGAGGTGTTGGCGGATAATTTTGAAGAAGGTAATAAGGATGATAAAGATATCAACTTGGACGATTATCTATCGGATGACTATGGTGGATATAAAATGCAGGGAGATGGAAACTATTCCCCAGATGAGGAAGAGCGTGAAATGCCACTGTCCAGTGGGACTTCCCTTCATGAGCAATTGCTCTCCCAGCTCAGTTTCTTGAGATTGGATGAGCGCCAAAAGCTCATTGGAAAGCAATTGATTGGGAGTATAGAAAGTGACGGTTATATCCGAAGGGGCCTGGAGGCCATTATCAATGACCTGGCCTTTAGCCAAAATGTGGAGACGGACTTGGATGAGGTGGAAGAAGTGTTGAGAAAGGTCCAAAACTTTGATCCGGCCGGAATAGCAGCCAGAAGCCTACAGGAATGTTTGATTATTCAGCTGGAGCGAAAAGAGCACCAAGAGGATGAGGTAGTCCAAAAAGCCATCCGGGTGGTCAATGATTGTTTTGATGAGTTTACCAAAAAGCACTACGATAAAATCCTAAAGAAGTGTAATCTTACCGAAGAGGATCTCAAAGAAGTCATTCAGATGATTACCCGCCTGAACCCTAAGCCAGGGGGAGGGTCCGATGGGCTTATGAGGACACAGTATATTATTCCCGATTTTCTGCTCAATATGGTAAATGGAAAACCGGAAATTACCCTGAATTCCAGAAATGCACCAGAGCTCCGGGTGAGCAGGTCGTATTCAGAAATGTTTGAGGCGTATGAAAAAAGTGATAAGAAGGATAAGAAATTGAAGGATACGGTCAGCTTTGTGAAACAAAAGCTGGATGCCGCCAAGTGGTTCATCGATGCCATTAAGCAACGACAACAGACCTTGTTAAAGACCATGCATGCGATTTTGGATTACCAGGAAGAGTTTTTTGAGGAGGGCGATGAGACGAAGCTCAGGCCTATGATTCTAAAGGATATTGCTGAGCGAATCGATATGGATATTTCTACTGTTTCCAGGGTGGCCAACAGCAAGGCGATCCAAACCGAGTTTGGTGTGTTTCCGCTTAAGTACTTTTTCTCAGAAGGGATTTCTACAGAAGGAGGGGAGGATGTAAGTAACAGAGAAGTGAAGAGCGTTCTGCAGAAATTGGTGGATAATGAAGAGAAGCGTAAGCCACTTTCCGATGATAAGCTAGTAAAACTATTGAACGAAAAAGGGTATAATATTGCCAGGAGAACCGTAGCAAAGTATAGAGAACAGCTACAGATTCCAGTGGCCAGACTAAGAAAAGAATTATAG
- a CDS encoding asparaginase gives MNYKIVRLNTAAKSEIKSSVLIIYTGGTLGMAYDESGALVPFNFGQIMEKIPNLGNLNIAITVISFPEPIDSSNVNMQHWVDMAYIIYENYDTYDGFVVLHGTDTMAYSASMLSFMLKGLSKPVIFTGAQLPISAMRSDARENLMTSLEIAVSQANGKPIVPEVCIFFNHMLLRGNRAKKMQSVHFDAFESENYPPLAESGIVIDYNYAAIKPYKEGVQLKYLNKLDKRVMILKLFPGITAEVIDSCFSIKGLRGVVLETYGSGNSPTEPWFIETVRKAVERGIIILNVSQCNGGRVIQGRYETSKELKRLGVLSGGDITSEAAICKMMFLLANETDEDEIRRKLITPLAGEMSLTSK, from the coding sequence ATGAACTATAAAATCGTAAGGTTAAATACGGCAGCAAAAAGTGAGATAAAGTCATCTGTACTGATCATCTATACAGGGGGCACCTTGGGGATGGCCTATGACGAATCGGGAGCTTTGGTTCCCTTTAACTTTGGCCAAATAATGGAAAAAATCCCTAATCTTGGCAATCTAAATATAGCCATTACGGTGATTTCATTTCCAGAACCCATCGACAGTTCCAATGTCAACATGCAGCATTGGGTGGATATGGCCTATATTATATATGAGAATTACGACACCTATGATGGTTTTGTGGTGCTGCACGGTACCGATACCATGGCATACTCTGCGTCGATGCTGAGTTTTATGCTTAAAGGACTGAGCAAACCGGTGATTTTTACTGGGGCGCAGTTGCCCATTAGTGCGATGCGGTCCGATGCTCGCGAAAACCTGATGACTTCCCTGGAGATTGCTGTCAGCCAGGCAAATGGCAAACCGATTGTTCCTGAGGTGTGTATTTTCTTTAACCACATGCTGCTCAGGGGGAATCGGGCAAAGAAAATGCAGAGTGTTCATTTTGATGCATTCGAGTCGGAAAATTATCCGCCGCTGGCCGAGTCAGGAATTGTGATCGATTATAATTACGCTGCCATAAAACCATACAAAGAAGGCGTACAGCTAAAATACCTTAACAAACTGGACAAGCGGGTGATGATCCTGAAGTTGTTTCCTGGGATCACAGCAGAGGTAATCGATAGCTGTTTTAGCATTAAGGGACTGAGAGGAGTCGTTTTGGAAACCTATGGCTCTGGAAACAGTCCGACAGAACCGTGGTTCATAGAAACTGTCCGCAAGGCTGTGGAGAGAGGGATTATCATTTTGAATGTATCCCAGTGCAATGGAGGTCGGGTAATCCAAGGCAGGTACGAAACCAGTAAGGAACTGAAACGGCTGGGAGTGCTCAGTGGAGGGGACATCACTTCAGAGGCGGCCATTTGTAAGATGATGTTTTTACTGGCCAATGAAACTGATGAGGATGAAATCAGAAGGAAGCTGATTACGCCACTTGCAGGAGAGATGTCCCTTACCAGTAAGTAA
- a CDS encoding enoyl-CoA hydratase/isomerase family protein, with protein MAYKYITYTLHANWVEIAINRPEVYNALNRGVLEELKVAFGQAGETSDIRCIVLTGAGKAFCSGQDLKAVGNDLDNIPFKEIIRDYYNPLILLMRRLSKPIICKLNGVAAGAGCSLALAADVIIASKDTYLAEIFAHIGLVMDAGSTYFLPKRVGYPLAFELATTGRKVFAEEAEKLGLVNKAVEHTTLDEVVAQYIEVYVNASANAVGMIKEMLNRADGMSLEAVVEMEAEYQEKAGRHRDFREGVVAFLEKRKPRFE; from the coding sequence ATGGCCTATAAATATATCACTTACACACTTCACGCAAATTGGGTGGAGATAGCAATTAATAGACCGGAAGTCTATAATGCACTTAATAGGGGAGTGCTGGAAGAGCTTAAAGTTGCTTTTGGCCAAGCGGGGGAAACCAGCGACATCAGGTGCATTGTTTTAACTGGTGCAGGAAAGGCTTTTTGCAGTGGACAGGACTTGAAGGCTGTAGGGAATGATTTGGATAATATTCCATTTAAAGAAATCATCAGGGATTACTACAATCCGCTGATTTTACTAATGCGACGCCTATCCAAGCCTATTATTTGTAAACTCAATGGTGTAGCGGCTGGAGCAGGGTGCTCTTTGGCGTTAGCTGCCGATGTAATAATTGCTTCTAAAGATACTTATTTGGCCGAGATATTTGCCCACATCGGGCTAGTGATGGACGCTGGCTCTACTTACTTTCTGCCGAAAAGGGTAGGGTACCCTTTGGCTTTTGAGCTGGCAACCACCGGTAGAAAAGTGTTTGCAGAGGAGGCGGAAAAACTAGGTTTGGTCAATAAAGCGGTAGAGCATACCACCCTGGATGAAGTGGTGGCGCAATATATAGAAGTTTACGTAAATGCCTCCGCCAATGCAGTGGGAATGATCAAAGAAATGCTCAATAGGGCCGATGGGATGTCCTTAGAGGCCGTTGTGGAAATGGAAGCAGAATATCAGGAAAAAGCAGGAAGGCACCGCGATTTTAGAGAGGGGGTGGTTGCATTTTTGGAAAAAAGAAAACCTCGATTTGAGTAA
- a CDS encoding MFS transporter, with protein MGAQKKKVQFAWAMYDWANSVYSLVITSTIFPVYFNNVTASHGKGDVVTFFGFHVVNTVLYSWSISFSFLVIASLSPLLSGMADYGGKKLLFMKIFATIGSLSCMGLFFFDGSNLELGIIFSVLASIGYAGSIVFYNAFLPEISDFEEYDILSARGFALGYIGSVILLIINLVMIQKPEWFLLSDGGSAARWSFLITGVWWLGFAGIPFRYLPKSTERTNRITNQSLFWSGYSEIKKVYGELTDRGDLKQFLLAFLFYSMGVQTVMYMAASFGDKELGLEGDKLILTILIIQVVAILGSFLFGWIAKNRGNKISLMSMVLIWIGICMSAYFVTSEYEFYGLAFVVGLVMGGIQAISRSSYSKLIPENTGDNASYFSFYDVTEKMAIVFGTFSYGIIEKFTGSMRDSSLVLGVFFIIGMLFLLRVTFPGYKLVKA; from the coding sequence ATGGGTGCACAAAAGAAGAAAGTGCAGTTTGCTTGGGCCATGTATGATTGGGCAAACTCGGTGTATAGCTTGGTGATCACTTCTACGATATTCCCGGTATATTTTAACAATGTCACCGCCTCTCACGGAAAAGGAGATGTGGTGACATTTTTTGGGTTTCACGTGGTAAATACAGTTTTGTATTCCTGGTCCATTTCATTTTCTTTTTTGGTTATCGCATCGCTGTCACCTCTCTTATCAGGAATGGCAGATTATGGTGGTAAGAAACTGTTATTTATGAAAATCTTTGCAACCATTGGTTCTTTGTCCTGCATGGGGTTGTTCTTTTTTGACGGTAGTAATTTGGAACTGGGGATTATCTTCAGTGTATTGGCCAGCATAGGATATGCAGGAAGTATCGTTTTCTATAATGCGTTTTTACCTGAAATAAGTGATTTTGAGGAATATGATATCCTCAGTGCGCGTGGTTTTGCATTAGGGTATATAGGAAGTGTCATTTTACTTATCATCAATCTTGTTATGATTCAGAAACCGGAATGGTTTCTGTTAAGTGATGGTGGATCAGCTGCCCGTTGGTCGTTTCTGATTACAGGTGTTTGGTGGTTAGGTTTTGCAGGGATTCCTTTCAGGTATTTGCCCAAAAGTACGGAAAGGACTAATCGCATTACCAATCAATCTTTGTTTTGGTCTGGTTATAGTGAGATCAAGAAAGTCTATGGAGAGCTTACCGATCGAGGTGATCTCAAGCAGTTTTTATTGGCTTTTTTATTTTATAGCATGGGGGTTCAGACCGTGATGTACATGGCTGCTTCATTTGGTGATAAGGAGCTTGGATTGGAGGGAGATAAATTGATTCTCACCATATTGATTATTCAAGTCGTGGCTATTTTAGGGAGTTTTCTGTTTGGGTGGATTGCCAAAAATAGAGGGAATAAAATCTCTCTGATGAGCATGGTGCTGATTTGGATCGGCATCTGTATGTCAGCCTATTTTGTAACGAGCGAATATGAGTTTTATGGTCTGGCTTTTGTAGTAGGACTGGTCATGGGAGGTATACAAGCTATATCACGGTCATCATACTCAAAGCTAATACCAGAAAATACAGGTGATAACGCATCTTATTTTAGCTTTTATGATGTAACAGAAAAGATGGCCATTGTGTTTGGAACATTTTCATATGGAATCATAGAAAAATTTACTGGAAGTATGAGGGATAGTTCCCTTGTTCTTGGTGTTTTTTTTATCATTGGTATGTTATTCTTGTTAAGGGTGACCTTCCCGGGGTATAAATTGGTAAAAGCTTAA
- a CDS encoding ExbD/TolR family protein, with protein sequence MAKFKKKTKTEENIPTSALPDIIFMLLFFFMVTTVLREQELLVEQKLPQATQLQKLEKKSLISYLFLGKPKNPSVYGTEPRIQANDALITTKDIIQWVNQEKDKLSEAERDQIYISLKADRDVKMGPVADIQLELREADARKILYASVGKLNEE encoded by the coding sequence ATGGCTAAGTTTAAGAAAAAGACGAAAACTGAAGAGAATATTCCGACTTCTGCATTGCCAGATATCATCTTTATGCTCCTATTCTTCTTCATGGTGACTACTGTATTGAGAGAGCAAGAGCTATTGGTAGAGCAGAAATTGCCACAAGCAACGCAGCTTCAAAAATTGGAGAAGAAGTCTTTGATTTCCTATCTGTTTTTGGGAAAGCCTAAAAACCCAAGTGTCTATGGTACCGAGCCTAGGATACAAGCTAACGATGCTTTGATCACCACTAAAGATATCATTCAGTGGGTAAACCAAGAGAAAGATAAGCTGTCAGAAGCAGAAAGAGACCAGATTTATATTTCCCTAAAGGCTGACAGAGACGTGAAAATGGGACCTGTGGCCGACATTCAGCTAGAACTGAGAGAAGCAGATGCAAGAAAAATCCTGTACGCTTCCGTTGGGAAACTGAATGAAGAATAA
- a CDS encoding MotA/TolQ/ExbB proton channel family protein gives MKKLIALFMLTGLLISPVITKAQDTSEEASAGDTTEMMEEEAAAPAPAPVVTDDEVVVEEQPFHQIIKDKFIEGDPTFMTPVLICLILGLAVALERIITLNLATTNTKKLLAKVEDALDQGGIEAAKDVTKSTKGPVASIFTQGLMRYSEGIEMVEKSIIAYGSVEMGRLEKGLVWISLFISLAPMLGFMGTVIGMIGAFDSIEAAGDISPSLVAGGIKIALLTTVAGLIVAIILQLFYNYCVAKIDSLVNDMEDASITLVDILVKHKLTK, from the coding sequence ATGAAAAAGTTAATCGCTTTGTTCATGCTTACCGGACTGCTTATTTCTCCGGTTATTACAAAAGCACAAGACACCTCAGAAGAAGCTTCTGCAGGAGACACTACTGAAATGATGGAGGAAGAAGCTGCTGCGCCAGCCCCAGCTCCTGTAGTTACAGATGATGAAGTTGTAGTTGAAGAGCAACCATTCCACCAAATTATCAAAGACAAGTTCATCGAAGGTGATCCTACTTTCATGACTCCAGTATTGATTTGTTTGATTTTGGGTCTTGCTGTAGCATTGGAAAGAATCATCACACTTAACCTGGCTACTACAAACACCAAAAAACTTCTTGCCAAAGTGGAAGATGCACTTGACCAAGGCGGTATCGAAGCTGCTAAAGACGTGACGAAGAGCACTAAAGGACCAGTAGCTTCTATCTTTACACAAGGCCTGATGAGATACTCAGAAGGTATCGAAATGGTAGAGAAGTCAATCATTGCCTATGGATCTGTAGAAATGGGCCGTTTGGAAAAAGGCTTGGTATGGATTTCACTATTCATCTCCTTGGCTCCAATGCTTGGTTTCATGGGTACGGTAATTGGTATGATCGGTGCATTCGACTCCATTGAGGCTGCCGGTGATATCTCTCCTTCCCTCGTAGCAGGTGGTATTAAAATCGCCCTTTTGACTACGGTTGCTGGTTTGATCGTTGCGATTATCCTTCAACTTTTCTATAACTATTGTGTAGCGAAGATCGACTCTTTGGTAAACGATATGGAGGATGCTTCCATTACGTTGGTTGATATCCTTGTAAAGCACAAACTGACCAAATAA
- the asnS gene encoding asparagine--tRNA ligase: MAFNKRSKIKLLLESSKTGEKTTIMGWVRTKRGNKHVSFIAVNDGSTISNYQVVADPNVISEDILKRITTGACIKVTGEVVASQGAGQDSELIAKQIEILGEADAEKYPLQPKKHSMEFLRENAHLRLRTNTFGAVFRVRHALAFAVHQYFNDKGFFYIHTPIITASDAEGAGETFRVTTLDMKNPPMTGDGAIDYTQDFFERETNLTVSGQLEGELAAMALAEIYTFGPTFRAENSNTTRHLAEFWMIEPEMAFYDAEDNQDLAEDFLKYIISYAMEHCKTDLEFLDKRAADENANKPTNERTELGLLERLRFVADHDFERITYTEAIDILRNSKPNKKKKFNYLIEEWGADLQSEHERFLVEKHFKKPVILTDYPKDIKAFYMKQNDDGKTVAAMDILFPGIGEIVGGSQREENMEKLTTRMDEMGISQEELYWYLDTRRFGATPHSGFGLGFERMVQFVTGMGNIRDVIAFPRTPGNAAF; encoded by the coding sequence ATGGCATTCAACAAACGATCAAAGATAAAATTATTGCTCGAAAGCAGCAAAACAGGTGAAAAAACCACCATCATGGGCTGGGTACGTACCAAAAGGGGAAATAAACACGTCTCCTTCATTGCTGTCAATGATGGCTCTACCATCAGCAACTATCAGGTCGTTGCAGATCCGAATGTCATCAGCGAGGATATCCTAAAGCGCATCACTACCGGTGCCTGTATCAAAGTAACCGGAGAAGTGGTTGCCTCCCAAGGGGCTGGTCAGGATTCAGAATTAATTGCAAAGCAAATAGAAATATTGGGAGAGGCAGACGCTGAAAAATATCCCCTCCAACCCAAAAAGCACTCGATGGAATTCTTACGTGAAAACGCCCATCTTAGATTGCGTACCAATACATTTGGAGCAGTATTCCGAGTGCGCCATGCGCTGGCATTTGCAGTACACCAATATTTTAATGATAAAGGATTTTTCTACATCCATACCCCTATCATCACGGCATCGGATGCCGAAGGAGCTGGGGAGACATTTAGGGTAACAACATTGGACATGAAAAACCCTCCAATGACAGGTGATGGGGCAATAGACTATACCCAGGATTTCTTTGAAAGAGAAACCAACCTTACCGTCTCTGGACAGCTTGAAGGAGAACTTGCCGCCATGGCTTTGGCAGAAATATATACTTTCGGGCCTACCTTCAGGGCTGAAAATTCCAACACCACCCGTCACTTGGCCGAATTTTGGATGATCGAACCTGAAATGGCTTTTTACGATGCAGAGGACAATCAAGACCTGGCAGAGGATTTTCTGAAGTACATTATCTCCTATGCAATGGAACATTGCAAAACAGACTTGGAATTCCTCGATAAAAGGGCTGCTGATGAAAATGCCAATAAGCCTACCAATGAAAGGACTGAGCTAGGCTTATTGGAGCGCCTTAGGTTTGTGGCAGATCATGATTTTGAACGTATTACCTATACAGAAGCCATTGATATTCTCAGAAATTCGAAGCCAAACAAAAAGAAAAAATTCAATTATCTTATTGAAGAATGGGGCGCCGACCTGCAATCTGAACATGAGCGATTCTTGGTAGAAAAGCATTTCAAAAAGCCCGTCATCCTTACTGACTACCCTAAAGACATCAAAGCTTTCTATATGAAACAAAACGATGACGGAAAAACTGTCGCAGCGATGGACATTTTATTCCCAGGCATTGGTGAGATCGTTGGTGGTTCACAGCGTGAAGAAAACATGGAAAAGCTTACCACCCGAATGGATGAGATGGGAATCAGTCAAGAAGAGTTGTACTGGTATCTGGATACGAGAAGATTTGGGGCCACACCACATTCCGGATTTGGACTTGGGTTTGAGCGAATGGTACAGTTCGTTACCGGCATGGGCAATATCCGTGATGTCATCGCCTTCCCAAGGACACCTGGAAATGCAGCGTTCTAA